ATGTGGAATGTGGCATCGCTTTAAGTGAGCAGATTGATTATGCCGAAACCGTATTACGACTTATGGGGCTCACTTCAGATTTTGCAAAACTGATTGTTCTTTGCGGTCATGGAAGCACCACCGAAAACAATCCCTACGCATCTGCTCTAGATTGTGGTGCTTGTGGCGGGAATCATGGTGGAACCAATGCCAAGCTTTTAGCCAGAATCCTCAATAAAAATGACGTTCGAAGAGCTTTGGAAGATAAAGGAATTCACATTCCAATCGACACGCTTTTTTATGCCGCACTACACAATACTACCACCGACTCTATTGAGCTTTATAACCTGGATACAAGTAAAGTAATTTATCCAGAATTAGTCAATCAGTTACTTATTGATTTGGAGAAGGCAAAATCGAGTAATAATTCAGAACGTGGTAGAAAATTAAATTCAAAGCATGCAGAAAAAGACATTACGCGAAGAAGTCAGGATTGGTCTGAAACAAGACCTGAATGGGGGCTTGCGCGCAATGCTGCTTTTATTGTGGCGCCACGGTCATTAACAAAAAACATCAATCTTGATGGCCGATGCTTTTTACATTCTTATGACTGGGAACAAGACACCGAAGGGAGTTTCCTAGAAGCAATTCTGACTGCACCCATGGTGGTTGCGCAATGGATTAATACGCAATATTTGTTTTCAACTCTCGATAATGTTGCTTATGGAAGTGGCAGCAAAATCACCCACAATGTCACCGGTAAAATGGGAATCCTGCAAGGCAATGGCAGTGATTTAATGCATGGGTTGCCTTTGCAATCAGTGATGAGTCGCGATGAAACCCCATACCATCAACCGCAACGTTTACTGACCGTAGTCTATGCACCACAGGCACGTGTAGCAAACATCATTGCGCGTCAAGCGATTTTAAAAACATTGTTCTTCAATGAATGGGTTCACCTCATCATCATTGAACCAAGTGATGGTCAAGCCTATAAGCTCAATCAAGATGGCAATTGGATTCTAGCACACTAAAATGAGGAGAAAAAAATGAATGTTATCAAAGTTCAAGAACGCAAGGATATTGGTATTAACCTCCATCCTATGAAAAAAATAGAAATCATAGTCTCTGGAGAGCATGAGCAACTCATCAGCTCGATGATGGAAGAGGCAAAAGTCACCGGATTTACGATATTCAGAAATATATCAGGTAAAGGCCATAACGGATTTCATGAAGGAAAAATATTATTCAATGATAGGGCTTCATTGATTATGTTTCTTGCCGTAGCCCCGGAGGAAGTGATTGCAACCCTTGCTCTAGGAATGAAAACTTTATTTCAACAAAATTCGGGCGTAATGTTTGTTTCAGATGTTGATGTAGCCCGAATGGATTATTTCCACTCAATCACTGGAGCATAATGATGGACTATCGAAATAAGTCGGTTTTGCTTGCCTCAAAACATGAGAAAGAAAAAGCAATTGCTGAAGTATTTTTTGCTAAACTCTCGTGCACACTGGATGTGCACGATTTCGATACCGACCAATTTGGGACCTTTACTGGTGAGATAGCAAGGACATTAACTCCCTATGATACCTGCGTTTTAAAAGCAAGGCGTGGTGCGGAGCACTACGGGTATGATTTGGCGATTGCGAGTGAAGGAAGTTTTGGTCCGCATCCTGCATTTCCATTTATTCCCAGTGACCATGAAATCATGGTGTTTTTAGATTGCAAAAACAATTGGGTGATTGCAGAGCAACATATTACACCCAAAACAAATTATCGCACGATAACGATAACCCCCCAAACAGAGCTTGATGGTTTTTTAGAAAAAGTAGGCTTCCCTGAGCATGCCCTAACCCTTCAAACCAACAGAGATAAACAAGTTATTGCAAAAGGGATTAGAGACATTGAAGCACTCAAGACTGCATTATCTCTTGGCTTTCAACAAGAAAAAGAACTTTTGCTCGCAACGGATATGAGAGCGATGATGAATCCCTTGAGGATGCAGGCGATTTCTGTACTCGCCGAAAAGCTAGCTCACCGAATTCAATGTTGTTGCCCCAAATGCTCTATTCCCGGTTTTGGGTTTAAACAAACCGCAGGCAAGCTACCTTGTAATGCATGCGCATCCCCCACTTCTTTATACCTTCAAGAAGTTTGGGGATGTATACAATGTGATTATCAGGAGACACACCCAAGAAAAGATGGTTTAGAAGGAGCTGAACCGCAATATTGTGATTATTGTAACCCATAGTTAAGAGCAAATCGGGATGCAAGAACAACCTTTGGTTTAGCACCCTGTTTTTTGCTAACAATTAGCATCTGCTCTACTGCACCCTATACTAGTAATCTATGTAAAATGATAATTTATCCCAACTCTAACGCTCCCAATAGAAGGAGTAAGTGCAGTACTCACAGCTGCACTTCCCCAAAGAACAGTGGGTGTTTCAGCACCATTGCGTTGAGCAAGTACAGCAGGCGTGTTCAAATTATTTAAACGATAGTATGTGTAATCAATTTTTGCACTCCAATTGGGTTTAAATAACCACTCCACTCCTGCACCAGCAGTCCAGCCGGGGAGAGTTTTACTTAAGTTATTTTGAATGGAGATCGCTGGAAAAACTGTTGGCCCTAATGATTCATGAGCTGTCCAAGAGGCATCCAATGCAACATTACCATAAGCAAAACCTCCTGTGCCGAAGATTAAAAAGGTTGGATGATACAGGTAGCCTAAACGAGCACTCACCGTTCCCAAATAATTAATCTTTTGTTTAACAGCCAGAGCCCCTACATAGTACTCCTCAAAGTCCATTAAATTGACCACTTTTTGCAAGGCATAGGAATGATCTGAATCAGTTAAACCATCGAAACTGATATCGAGCCCCAGTAGAACCTGTTTGCTCTGTTGATAATTGTAGCCAACTTGGCCTCCGCCTAAAAATCCATTGGAATGAAGCGAAAAATTGTTAGTAGCCACTTGAGCTAATGCACTTGCAATATTGCTAGCACCTAATGGAAATGTTTGGTTGATATAACTTGTCGAACCCGTGGTGACAACTTTATTGTCTTGAGAACTCCAGTATCCCGCATTAGCACCAAGATAAAATCCAGTCCAATTGGGCTCTGGGTTAATTGGCCCCATGCTGCCAGAAAATGTAAAACTACTGACAACAGTCATCATTAAAGAAAGAACTATTTTTTTCATGTCTGTTTTTTGAAACTCCATTTTCGATTAGCCCAAATAGGGTTCAAGATACTATTAAAATTGTGCCAAAAACTGTGGGATACTCATATGGGTACCAGGTAGGTTATTATAAAAAACATCACCCGGTTTAACCGGTATCATATAAGACCAGTGAATTAAACCACTGACACCGTTTTGTCCACTATTCATTTGCATAATGAAAGAACATTGACCACTGCTTTTTACGTGCAAATCACCTATCCCAGTGACGAGATCCGTTCTTGATGAGGTCCCGGAATAAAAAGTAATGTAGACTTTACCTTCGGAAGTCACAGAGCCTATTAAATATCTTTGCGATAAGACACTGTTACTTAAACTGGTATAAGATTGTCCAGTAAAATATCCATGATTATAACTGGAAATGACCCAAACCGTTTGGTCACTAACTGGAGTAAAATTAGCATTATCATAGAGATAGGCTAGCAATGTTTGGGGAGGAACTATCCATGTTGAATTTTTAAAACAGTATTGGTAGGGATCAGCTGAACTCAATGGTTCATTTGATTCAGGTGGCATAGAAGGAGGTAGTACTGGATTATCAATTGCATAGGATACTGATAATAAATTTGCTAGTACGATGGCAATTAAAATTTTGTAACTCATTAATTATCCTTAACAATTTGAGGAGTCTAATGAGATTCTACCTTACTTAAATTATGCCAATCAAACAAATTTTTCTTTCACTTAAGCTCTCTATCCTAAGTATAAATTTAGTTTTTAAAATACACTTTAAGTTTTTATCGAGGCGATAAATGGTGACTTAGTTGCCCTCCTCTTTAACTCGCACTAATACAACCTCATGATGCCTATTGATTTCATTGAATGCAGAAAATGTCTCACTTAATTAATTGCCAAATTAAAACAAAGATTTGTCATATATTGTTTTGTAGCTAGTTAAATTTTCATCTTAGGACGAACACGGCTTAAACCCCCGTCAACTGCAAGAACCTGCCCTGTTATCCAGCTATTCTCAGGACTAAGTAAAAAAATAATTGCCTGGGCAATATCTTCTGGCGTCCCTATACGTCCAAGAGCATGCATCATTTTTGAGGCATTAGAGGCCAAAGGGTTATTTAATAAGGAAGCGGTAAGTGGGCTATTCACCATTCCTGGCGCTACGACATTAACTCTTAAGTTATTGGGTGCATAAGTAGCAGCTGCTGCTTGAGCAAGTCCGATAATCCCTGCTTTGGCTGCAGCAATTGCTTCATGATTTGCAATTCCAACCAATGCAGCTGCTGATGAAATCAATACAACCGAGCCGCCTTGTTTCATCATTAAACCAGCTGCACGAACTGTTGCAAATGCGGTTGTTAAAGAGGAATTAATGCTGGCTTGAAACTCTTCAAATGTTGTCGTGTGGGCACTCTTCAAAAGTAATGAGCCTGAGCAATTGACAACCCCATCAATTGAGCCGACTTTATGAAAAACTTCGGTAACTGCATCAAAATTACTGGCATCGAGTATAAAATCTGGATGAATCTTATGGTTATCCCTTGCAGTGGTGAATACTTTATCGCCACGCTTGGTCAAAAAAGTAGTAACCGATTGCCCTATTGCACTGCTTGCCGCAATAACCAAATAATGACCCATCGTGAAATTTCGCAAAAAAGGAAAATTGAATTCACTATGCTTGATGAAGTTTAAAAGTTCAATATTTTTCATAGAAAATCATTAAATTTCATAGCAGATAAATCCGTTCTGCTATGAATTAAAGGGACTCAGAAAAACACAGAACTTATGTGAACAAAGATTTTTTGTTACATTGAAACAAACTATCTAGTCATTGGAATTCAATCAAGATTATTGAATTAAAATATTCCTACTAGTCAATAGCCGGATGAGGGAAATGCAATGGTACAAAAAAACGGTCTTGTTATATATTTAACTTATTTAGGAGCCCTCCCTTTTCTTATTGCTGCATTTTGCTCTCTTATAGGAATCACCGAGCTCCCATACCTCGGTTCCACACAACCATTGTTTTACTCTTATGCAACACTTATTGCTAGTTTTATGGCCGGAACTCTTTGGGGATATGTGATGCGTTCGAATTCTTCTAACCGCACAATCCTTTTTGCAAGTGTCATAATAGTTCTAATCCTATGGGTTCTATGGGGCAGTAGTAAAACATTGCCTTATTCGGCATTTTTAGTCCCCCTATACTTACTTCTTTGGTGCTTAGATTATTGGTTGTTAAAATACGAATATGAGGACCTTTCTTATTTTAAGATGCGCACAGGAGTAACCACCATTGTAATAGCAAGCTTATTGATAATTTATTTGAAAGAATAGAAGATATGTATTTGATTATTTATTGTGCATATACGATAATCTTATATTAATCCCGTAATGCAGTCATACTGCATTTTAAATGCAGTAGGTCATGTTCCTAATTTGATCAAAGACTACATTACAAAACTCAAGTAGTACGAGCGGAGTAATGAAATGCTTGTGGAAATTCTTTCACGTGCCCAGTTTGGTTTTAGCATAGGGTTTCATATTTTATTTCCAACATTGAATTTAGGCTTGGCTGTTTTTTTGGTCATCATGGAGTTTCTTTGGCTAAAATCAAAAAAAACAGTTTATCTCGAGATATGTAAATTTTGGACTAAGATTTTTGCTCTTACCTTTGGAATGGGGGTTGTTTCAGGCATTGTCCTTGCCTATCAAATTGGAACAAATTTTGGACCATTTATCACTCAATTCGGTAACGTTTTGGGTGCACTATTTGCCTATGAAACACTGACCGCTTTTTTCCTTGAAGCTGGTTTTCTGGGAGTGATGCTTTTTGGTTGGAAAAGAGTACCACCGGTATTCCATTTTATTGCAACCTTGCTGGTAGCTCTGGGGACAACCATATCTGCATTTTGGATTATGTCTGCAAATTCATGGATGCAAACGCCTAGCGGGTATGAGTTAATTGGAGGAAAGTACGTAGTTGCTAGCTGGTGGTCTGTAGTGATGAACCCTTCATTCGTACCTCGGTTTATCCATATGATTTTGGCCTCTTATGTGACCACTTGCTTTGTCATCATGGGTGTTGCTTCATACTATTTGCTTCGCAAAAAAACAATGGAAGCAGCAAAGAAAACGATGTCCTTTGCACTTTGGGCAGCTTTGATTCTTGTTCCTGTGCAAATTGGTGTTGGTGATGTTGTAGGTCTCATGGTTAAAGAGCATCAACCGCTTAAAACAGCGGCCATGGAGGGATTGTGGCATACTCAAAGTGGCGCTCCATTAGTATTATTTGCTTGGCCTTCTCAGACGCAACAACAAAATAACTATGCTATTGAAATTCCCAAACTTGCAAGCTTCATTAATACTCATGATTGGGATGGCAAAATGGTGGGTTTAGACTCTGTTGCACCTGACCAACAACCAAGAGTTGCTCCCGTATTTTTCTCATTTAGAATTATGGTAGGCATCGGTCTTTTGATGTTCGCCACGGCCATTGCTGGACTGTTTCTTCGTTACAAAAACAAAGTTTATGAGACTAAATGGTTTCATTATTGGTGTTTTGCACTAACACCGCTCGGTTTTATTGCCAGCATTTCCGGATGGCTCACTGCTGAAATTGGAAGACAACCTTGGGTGGTCTACGGGTTATTAAAAACTCATGATGCCATCTCTGCGATTAGTGCTGAGGATGTGATTATCTCTTTTATACTGCTTGTGATTGCTTATGGAATTGTTTTTGGGTTTTATCTGTATTATTTATTGAAACTCATTCGTTTAGGTCCTGAAGTCATTGATCAAGAACAAGTCGAACATCATGCATTTCAGTATATGACTGATCTAAATGTGGAGAAAAAATAATGCTTCCACTTATATTTGCGGTATTACTAGCTTTTATTGTCATGATGTATGTCATTTTAGATGGTTTTGATTTAGGGATTGGAATTTTATTTCCCTTTACCAGCAGTGAAAGCGAAAGAGATAAGATGATGAATTCAATTGCCCCCGTATGGGATGGTAATGAAACCTGGCTGGTTTTTGGTGGTGCCATATTATATGGAGGATTTCCTCAAGTTTATGGGGCTCTTTTGCCCGTTCTTTATATCCCTATCATGTTCATGTTGATAGCATTGATTTTCCGCGGCGTTAGTTTTGAGTTTCGTTTTAAAGCGGATAAGTCGAAACCTGTATGGAATTGGCTATTTGCAACCGGTTCGATTGCAGCAGCATTTTTTCAAGGAGTCATCTTAGGATGTTTTGTTCAGGGGTTCTCAATGAACCCTCAGACAATGGCGATTAGTCAGTCCAGTTGGTTAACTCCTTTTAGCTTATTTACCGGGATTGCCCTAATAAGTGGTTATGGGCTTCTTGGGGCTACATGGATGATTATCAAAAGCAGAAGCAAACTTCAGCGTAAAATGGTGCATTATGCCCGAGGGTTACTGGTTAGTGTGAGTTTCTTTTTGATTTTTGTTAGCATTTGGACTCCATTGCACAGCGCCGAAGTCTTCAATCGCTGGTATCAATTTCCTAATTTTTTATTATTAAGTCCACTTCCTTTAATTACGGCCTTTGCAATTTATCTTACCTGGAGAAACTTATCTTTAAATTCTAACAACGAACGCAAGCCTTTTATTTACAGTATTATCATTTTTTTGTGTTCTTATATTGGCATAGCTATTAGTGTTTATCCTTATTTGATTCCACATCAGATTACGATTTGGGAAGCTGCAGCCCCATCTTCGACCCTCACATTTATTTTGGTCGGCGTGGCTATTATGTTACCCATATTGCTTGCATATACATTGTATGCCTATTCACTTTTTAGAGGTAAAACAGAGGAGCATTACCATTAGTCAATTGTCAATTCATCAGCAAAGTGACAATTATAATTTAGCAAATACCTTTATAAGGAATATAAATCATGGCAAATCAAACTCGCGAAGGATTAATCAAACAGGCTAAGAGTGAATCTAGAGCAATCGCTTTAATTTACTCACCCATCGAGCTTCATGAATACATCGTTGAAATTATCGCTAAAGATTCTGATGAGTTCATTCATAAAGGAAAAGAACTATGGCATTTCAACTCTATTGACGAGGCTATGTCTCGGGCAGCAGAATATGGGGCAGAGGAATTTTTTCTGTGTGCTGATAATACTTACGATGAATGTGGCTCGGAAAGTGGTTCACCCAGTTTTGACTATATACCTCTTTACTCAAAGGCAAAGCACCCCAAAAATAATTAATTATTCAATAGGTGAGCGTTTTAATTTAGAGAAGAGTTAGGGATTAAATTCCATAATGGTTCAGATACTCCAGACTTAAGGGCCTCAATGGAGCACTGGTATTGGTGAAATGTGGTCTTGGCATAATATCCCCCTCATTATCCCGCGTCAGCACATCAAGGCTTTCGGTGGTGGGAAATTGATACTACCTATTACCTAATCAGAGCTCATGAGAAGGGTTTGGATGTTAAACCGATGCCCAAATCTTTATTAGAGCAGAATTTAGTGAAAAAGTAGTTATTCATTTCAAGGAGATGATAATGAAACTTATAGGACTTTTTTTCTTAACAATGTTTTGTATCTTTGTGTTGGATATGATTTGGTTGGGGATCATTGCGAAATCGGTTTATGCTCAAAACATCGGTATGTTGTTACGTAAGTCGGAAACTGGCATGGCACCTATTTGGTGGGCAGCAGCAGTCGTTTATGTTTGCATCACCTTAGGGATTGTTTATTTTGTCCTGCCCAGCGCACAAGGTAATTATATGCAAGCATTTGCTGGTGGAGTAATCCTTGGATTGGTAACCTATGGAATTTATGATTTCACCAATTATTCAATCCTTGCAAGCTGGCCTTGGAAGATAACATTAATCGATTTTATTTGGGGAATGGTCTTATGTGGACTGAGTAGTATATTTGCTGTCTTCATCCAGAATCGATTTTTTTCTTAAACCAAGGTTTCTCCAATTACTCCTAGTGTAATAATGCAAACTGAAAGGACATCTATCATGTTCATATAAGTTAGTCCTGATTTGCTAATTAGGAAAAATACACTTGAAATGATCAGAATGAGCAACCCTTAGAGTTGAAAAGTTGATAAAAAGACCAAGAAATATATTTTTTATCCCTTTAAATTCGTCATTGAATCATATAAGAAATTTTCCTCATGAATGCCTGGAAAAACGCAGCGAAATCCGTGGTTTAAATTTTAGACTCCAAGCCTCCAACACATTAATAATAAATAGAACCAAAATTAATAAATAGAAATCAATTCTTAAAACCTGAACCATAATCTTCACTCATACCATACCAATGCGTCTGAGAAAAAGAAGGTGATATAATCCAATTTTTTAAATAGTCTGAGTAAAATTTAAGATACGTCAGTCGCAAAACTAAATACATCACTCACAGGATGCGCTTAGAATAAATTGCTAAAAACCCATCCTAAAAATAAAATGAACCCCGGATAACCAAGCTGTGGATGATTTTTTGGTTAAAATAAGTCACTTTGGTAAGAGCAATTTGGATTGATTAGAACCGATTTAGTAGTAGAAGATTAGCCCAATTTATGACGAGATTAAAAAAGGTTTTATATCTCCAATACTTTTTTGATGTAAGAAGCCTTTTTAAACATAAAACTCTAACTTTTGAGCAAATGCTACGAAGATAAAGCTCTAAAAGAGACCTTAAAGTTATTACTACAAAATCTTTAACTTCTTTAAGAGAGCGGTTTATTCTGAAAGGAACAAGTGAATGAATAAAGAAAAAATACAGGAACTCATATTTTCTGATAAAGATGAAAAAGAAATAGCGGCAGAGTTAATAAAATGGTTTACCAAAGATCCAGAGCTCATTAAAGAAAGGTATATCTTCGATAGGACAGTTTTTCATCTTTTGGTTTTAAAAAATAAACCTAAAGTATTGGAAGCCTTATTGAGTGATACCACATGGCGTTTAATGCAGGATAGGCCCTGGCGAGAAATTGCTGTTCTGGGCGATCGGAATAATGCTACTCTTTGGCATTATGCCGTACGAAGTGAAGAAGGCACTGAAACCTTGGAGGTGCTTTTGGAATATATTCCCGAACTGATTAATAATTCCAATAACTTGGGCAATACCCCCTTACATGAGGCTGTTTTACACGATAATGTTTTGGCCATACAATCTCTAGTGAATACAGGAAAATGTGATCGTGCTGTTAAAAACGAACAGGAAAAAACCCCACTTGATATGGCGGGAAGTAAACTTGAATTGAGGAAGGCTTTATTATCGATTAATTTAAGCCACATAAAATCACTGGATTTAAGATATCGGAAATCTACTCCTGGTTCTGCAGAAAAATTGGGAGACTTCTTTCCACTACTCTCCTCCAGGAATGGGTCAGATTACTCCTCATCTCCGTCCTCCAGTTTTGATTCCTTTCATTCCTCTCTAAGACTTCAAGGAGAAAGCTCTCCAGAACGAGATCTTTCAAACTTAAAAATTGTATCGGATCAGGAGAATACTGCAGTCACAACCAGTAAACAGATAAATTTATTTTTGCAAGAAATGGTGGGCGAATACCGATTAGACAAGCATTCCGCGGAATATTTAACCGCCCAAAAAAAATTTCATGAGCTGTGCAAAACAAACTTTTTTCCTGAAGATTTCACCTTTGACCCCAAGCTGATTACGCATCCTGAGTTTCAAAAAGTGGTCTCAGACGCAATAGGCATTTTTTATCCAAGCGTCGATGGCATTTACACTCACTCTCAAGAAAAAATTAATATTTTAATGAATCAGTTTATAGCATTGCTGATACCTCATATTTCACTTGAAGATTCCAAACCTCGTGAAGTCCCTTTATTTTCTGAAGGCACGCCACAAAAAAATCAACCGTTGAGTTTGTTATGGTTCCTAACTGCTTGCCAGGAAACGCCTGAATCCAAAAGGGAGTTTAATCTGGAGAAAATTACTAACCAGGCCTTGGGTGTATTGGGATCTACATCGCTAATTGAAGTTTTGATTAGCCTAAGAACCTTATATGTTCACTTTGATGCAGATCAGAAATTAATTGCGAATCTTATTGTAATGCAACTGCTATGTTACAGTGCGGTTAACAGGATCGCAGAGCTTCCGACACTCTCTATGCAGTTACGTTTTTTTTGTAATATCAACAGTGACAAGGATAAAGGGTTAGGTGAGCTTGGAAGTGAACTTAACCAGCATTTAAAGGAAGGGCTTGAATCGAGCTCTGTTTACACCAATTGTCCATTATTACATAATTTCCTCAGCTTAAACCGTCAGTTGCGTTGCCCTACTTTAATCGATGCTAATAGATCCTTTGATCAGTTAGTTAACCAAGCACTAGCTAAAACCCGAGGAGAGAGAGTAGATGAGGTTTTGTTAATAGCCCACGAATTAAGACAGCTGACAATTACATTTTATCAAAAAGTTTCAATTACAGAATTTAATGATGGAAATTGGCTAAAAGCGGATAAAGACATACTTTCCCCCAATATAAAGGAATTGACAGGCAGCTTTAACCGATTGAGCAGTTACTTCTGTTTTAAAATTTTGAGTCAGCCACCGGAAAATTTAAAAACTGCCCTTCAGTTTATTATTGATTTAGCACAGGCATTATGTCCACTTAAAGGAGAGAACTATCCTGATCTCAACCATATGATGCTTATCGCAGGTATTCTTAATAACAAAAATATCTCTCGTTTGTATGACAAGAATGCTTCTCGGATACCGACTGCTTTTAAGGGATTGTCAACTAAAGATCTCCGTTATATCGAGGAAATCAATAAATTAATTTCCTCCGAAAAAAACTCAAAATACTTGCGTGAAGTATACGGTGCATTTAGAAGTGCGCTTCCCTTCTTAGGACTTCTTTTAACGGAAGCTACCTTTGCAACTGATGGAAATCCCAATCCATTACTCAGAGCAGAAACCTTGGGTATGGTTTTAAAAAAAATATTGGAGGTTAAGTTATTGGTTAACTTTGAAATAACTACCTATCAAACCAATATGACCGCATTTATCCAGGAGTTCAGGGCCGTTGATGAAGAAAGTCAATATTGGGCTTCTGTCAGATTACAACCTAGAAAAGCGGATTT
The DNA window shown above is from Legionella sp. PC997 and carries:
- a CDS encoding P-II family nitrogen regulator; this encodes MNVIKVQERKDIGINLHPMKKIEIIVSGEHEQLISSMMEEAKVTGFTIFRNISGKGHNGFHEGKILFNDRASLIMFLAVAPEEVIATLALGMKTLFQQNSGVMFVSDVDVARMDYFHSITGA
- a CDS encoding cytochrome ubiquinol oxidase subunit I, with translation MLVEILSRAQFGFSIGFHILFPTLNLGLAVFLVIMEFLWLKSKKTVYLEICKFWTKIFALTFGMGVVSGIVLAYQIGTNFGPFITQFGNVLGALFAYETLTAFFLEAGFLGVMLFGWKRVPPVFHFIATLLVALGTTISAFWIMSANSWMQTPSGYELIGGKYVVASWWSVVMNPSFVPRFIHMILASYVTTCFVIMGVASYYLLRKKTMEAAKKTMSFALWAALILVPVQIGVGDVVGLMVKEHQPLKTAAMEGLWHTQSGAPLVLFAWPSQTQQQNNYAIEIPKLASFINTHDWDGKMVGLDSVAPDQQPRVAPVFFSFRIMVGIGLLMFATAIAGLFLRYKNKVYETKWFHYWCFALTPLGFIASISGWLTAEIGRQPWVVYGLLKTHDAISAISAEDVIISFILLVIAYGIVFGFYLYYLLKLIRLGPEVIDQEQVEHHAFQYMTDLNVEKK
- a CDS encoding outer membrane protein, which produces MKKIVLSLMMTVVSSFTFSGSMGPINPEPNWTGFYLGANAGYWSSQDNKVVTTGSTSYINQTFPLGASNIASALAQVATNNFSLHSNGFLGGGQVGYNYQQSKQVLLGLDISFDGLTDSDHSYALQKVVNLMDFEEYYVGALAVKQKINYLGTVSARLGYLYHPTFLIFGTGGFAYGNVALDASWTAHESLGPTVFPAISIQNNLSKTLPGWTAGAGVEWLFKPNWSAKIDYTYYRLNNLNTPAVLAQRNGAETPTVLWGSAAVSTALTPSIGSVRVGINYHFT
- a CDS encoding DUF3429 domain-containing protein, with amino-acid sequence MVQKNGLVIYLTYLGALPFLIAAFCSLIGITELPYLGSTQPLFYSYATLIASFMAGTLWGYVMRSNSSNRTILFASVIIVLILWVLWGSSKTLPYSAFLVPLYLLLWCLDYWLLKYEYEDLSYFKMRTGVTTIVIASLLIIYLKE
- a CDS encoding SDR family oxidoreductase; protein product: MGHYLVIAASSAIGQSVTTFLTKRGDKVFTTARDNHKIHPDFILDASNFDAVTEVFHKVGSIDGVVNCSGSLLLKSAHTTTFEEFQASINSSLTTAFATVRAAGLMMKQGGSVVLISSAAALVGIANHEAIAAAKAGIIGLAQAAAATYAPNNLRVNVVAPGMVNSPLTASLLNNPLASNASKMMHALGRIGTPEDIAQAIIFLLSPENSWITGQVLAVDGGLSRVRPKMKI
- a CDS encoding DUF6671 family protein codes for the protein MMDYRNKSVLLASKHEKEKAIAEVFFAKLSCTLDVHDFDTDQFGTFTGEIARTLTPYDTCVLKARRGAEHYGYDLAIASEGSFGPHPAFPFIPSDHEIMVFLDCKNNWVIAEQHITPKTNYRTITITPQTELDGFLEKVGFPEHALTLQTNRDKQVIAKGIRDIEALKTALSLGFQQEKELLLATDMRAMMNPLRMQAISVLAEKLAHRIQCCCPKCSIPGFGFKQTAGKLPCNACASPTSLYLQEVWGCIQCDYQETHPRKDGLEGAEPQYCDYCNP
- a CDS encoding RasGEF domain-containing protein, giving the protein MNKEKIQELIFSDKDEKEIAAELIKWFTKDPELIKERYIFDRTVFHLLVLKNKPKVLEALLSDTTWRLMQDRPWREIAVLGDRNNATLWHYAVRSEEGTETLEVLLEYIPELINNSNNLGNTPLHEAVLHDNVLAIQSLVNTGKCDRAVKNEQEKTPLDMAGSKLELRKALLSINLSHIKSLDLRYRKSTPGSAEKLGDFFPLLSSRNGSDYSSSPSSSFDSFHSSLRLQGESSPERDLSNLKIVSDQENTAVTTSKQINLFLQEMVGEYRLDKHSAEYLTAQKKFHELCKTNFFPEDFTFDPKLITHPEFQKVVSDAIGIFYPSVDGIYTHSQEKINILMNQFIALLIPHISLEDSKPREVPLFSEGTPQKNQPLSLLWFLTACQETPESKREFNLEKITNQALGVLGSTSLIEVLISLRTLYVHFDADQKLIANLIVMQLLCYSAVNRIAELPTLSMQLRFFCNINSDKDKGLGELGSELNQHLKEGLESSSVYTNCPLLHNFLSLNRQLRCPTLIDANRSFDQLVNQALAKTRGERVDEVLLIAHELRQLTITFYQKVSITEFNDGNWLKADKDILSPNIKELTGSFNRLSSYFCFKILSQPPENLKTALQFIIDLAQALCPLKGENYPDLNHMMLIAGILNNKNISRLYDKNASRIPTAFKGLSTKDLRYIEEINKLISSEKNSKYLREVYGAFRSALPFLGLLLTEATFATDGNPNPLLRAETLGMVLKKILEVKLLVNFEITTYQTNMTAFIQEFRAVDEESQYWASVRLQPRKADLLDLENNIPAIESALDTLHNDFLPNHILPCIVINKKMYKPTQTAEVLIDLYSLHLKRFKTDKQQSKKRDEIQKESILFKRCFKKLKCAVLKILEINNRYYYELKLADKKNPILFIHLLDNLRKQLVTSEELEELNTSSSPKTLKEKPSKDAGKRKTAIFLEKNGFFKPESKDSDEKVTPLENMFS
- a CDS encoding DUF2177 family protein; this translates as MKLIGLFFLTMFCIFVLDMIWLGIIAKSVYAQNIGMLLRKSETGMAPIWWAAAVVYVCITLGIVYFVLPSAQGNYMQAFAGGVILGLVTYGIYDFTNYSILASWPWKITLIDFIWGMVLCGLSSIFAVFIQNRFFS
- the cydB gene encoding cytochrome d ubiquinol oxidase subunit II; this translates as MLPLIFAVLLAFIVMMYVILDGFDLGIGILFPFTSSESERDKMMNSIAPVWDGNETWLVFGGAILYGGFPQVYGALLPVLYIPIMFMLIALIFRGVSFEFRFKADKSKPVWNWLFATGSIAAAFFQGVILGCFVQGFSMNPQTMAISQSSWLTPFSLFTGIALISGYGLLGATWMIIKSRSKLQRKMVHYARGLLVSVSFFLIFVSIWTPLHSAEVFNRWYQFPNFLLLSPLPLITAFAIYLTWRNLSLNSNNERKPFIYSIIIFLCSYIGIAISVYPYLIPHQITIWEAAAPSSTLTFILVGVAIMLPILLAYTLYAYSLFRGKTEEHYH